From the genome of Flavobacteriales bacterium, one region includes:
- a CDS encoding calcium/sodium antiporter — protein MNNYLLLIGGLATLVVAGELLVKGAVAIALRLKISTLVVGMTVVSMGTSAPELIVSIQAALNGHPDIAIGNVVGSNIANIALILGITALIFPVAVNRSSVRIDWPMMMIASLLFTVFAWNGILEMWEGMVFLVVLISFMIWLVMKSRREEKQKGDNEGVKKYMSVWKSITLIVAGGVGLAFGADWMIGGAVNIATKLGVSERIIAVSMIAFGTSVPELVTSVMASFRRETDITVGNLIGSNIFNLLAILGTTSLFAEIPVAEEVMRSDVFWMLGTSAVILPMMIFRFRIERLAGLVLIAAYAVYMILLF, from the coding sequence GTGAATAATTACCTGTTACTTATTGGTGGACTTGCCACGTTGGTTGTGGCGGGCGAGTTACTTGTTAAAGGTGCGGTTGCTATTGCACTGCGCCTTAAAATATCCACCCTGGTGGTGGGTATGACCGTGGTATCCATGGGCACTTCGGCGCCCGAGCTTATCGTGAGTATACAGGCTGCATTGAATGGTCATCCGGATATTGCAATAGGGAATGTAGTGGGTTCAAACATTGCCAACATTGCCCTTATTCTTGGAATCACCGCGCTAATCTTTCCCGTTGCAGTCAATCGTTCTTCGGTTAGAATTGACTGGCCCATGATGATGATTGCCAGTTTGCTTTTTACCGTTTTCGCATGGAATGGCATTCTGGAAATGTGGGAAGGAATGGTTTTCCTTGTGGTGTTGATCAGTTTTATGATCTGGCTGGTGATGAAATCCAGGCGTGAAGAAAAACAAAAGGGCGATAATGAAGGTGTAAAAAAGTACATGTCCGTTTGGAAAAGTATTACGCTTATCGTCGCTGGTGGTGTGGGTCTGGCATTTGGTGCCGATTGGATGATTGGCGGTGCGGTGAACATTGCCACCAAGCTTGGCGTGTCTGAAAGGATTATTGCGGTCTCAATGATCGCGTTTGGTACAAGTGTTCCGGAACTGGTCACGTCTGTGATGGCTTCCTTTCGGCGTGAGACGGATATCACCGTGGGTAATCTTATCGGGTCGAATATTTTTAACCTCCTCGCCATACTTGGAACGACTTCACTTTTCGCAGAAATCCCGGTAGCGGAAGAGGTCATGCGTTCCGATGTGTTCTGGATGTTGGGAACAAGTGCTGTCATCCTTCCCATGATGATATTCCGATTCAGGATTGAACGTCTTGCGGGGTTGGTGTTGATTGCAGCCTATGCGGTTTATATGATTCTCTTGTTTTAG
- a CDS encoding twin-arginine translocase TatA/TatE family subunit, producing MLLFFNLGGGEIVVIMLVILLFFGAKRIPELARGLGKGMREFKNAANDIQREIQQSTNIDQDKKKDDARKNDEPSASSSN from the coding sequence ATGCTGCTTTTTTTTAATCTCGGAGGAGGAGAGATTGTCGTCATCATGTTGGTGATCCTGTTGTTCTTTGGTGCAAAACGAATACCTGAACTGGCTCGTGGCCTTGGTAAGGGCATGCGTGAATTCAAGAATGCGGCGAATGATATTCAGCGGGAGATCCAGCAAAGTACAAACATCGATCAGGACAAAAAGAAGGACGATGCCAGAAAGAATGATGAACCATCCGCGTCATCGTCCAACTGA